GGAGCCCGAGGTGTCGACGCCCACGACGATGCGGGGTTCGTCGTCCGCGGCGCCGTCGTCGTCGGGCCCGTCGTCGTCGGTGGTGTGCGGTGCGCGGACCACGGTGACGGGGACGTCGGCGCGCTCGACCACCTCGGAGGACACGGAGCCGAGCACCAGGCGGCCGAACCGGCCGCGGCGGCGCCGGCCGAGCACCAGCATCTCGACGTCCTGCGCGACGGTGACGAGGGACTCGGCGGCGTCGCCCTCGGCGACGCTCGCGGTGACGTCGACGTCGGTGAGGCCGGTGCGGCGCACGGACGCGTCGAGCAGCGCGAGCAGGTCCTCACGACGGCGTTCGAGCAGGTCCTGGTACTCGTGCGGCTGCACCCCGCGCGGGCCGGTCCACGCGAGCAGCGCCGTGAGCGGCACGTGCCGCGAGGCCGCCTCGGTCAGGGCCCAGTCCAGGGCGGCGTCGGACTCCGCCGAACCGCTCACACCGACAACGACACCGTGCATCGTCAGCCCTTCCCCTCGTCGGGACGTCATGCG
The Xylanimonas cellulosilytica DSM 15894 DNA segment above includes these coding regions:
- a CDS encoding universal stress protein, which encodes MTSRRGEGLTMHGVVVGVSGSAESDAALDWALTEAASRHVPLTALLAWTGPRGVQPHEYQDLLERRREDLLALLDASVRRTGLTDVDVTASVAEGDAAESLVTVAQDVEMLVLGRRRRGRFGRLVLGSVSSEVVERADVPVTVVRAPHTTDDDGPDDDGAADDEPRIVVGVDTSGSSMLALQHAAEVAQRTGAVLEALFAWQITTLAPLPGSWGWAPPIDDYEAFAAERLDAAIEAAGVTLPPEQLVRSVVHRSAASALIEASTEAERIVVGARGLGGFDRLLLGSVSRQVLEYASCPVTVVR